A window from Primulina eburnea isolate SZY01 chromosome 2, ASM2296580v1, whole genome shotgun sequence encodes these proteins:
- the LOC140822305 gene encoding C2 and GRAM domain-containing protein At1g03370-like isoform X3, with translation MKLLVRVIEARNITAMDPNGSSDPYVKLQLGRQKFRTKVLKKCLNPSWCEEFTFKVDDLKEKLLISVLDEDKYFNDDFIGKVKIPISQVFEAKDASLGTSWYTLRPKNEKTKNKDCGEILLTICFSQSNTLADLPPITDPVNPRKSADMTSDLTSRSSPLRSSSPMRSEEEVPSKEEKSYAPTLADLPESVSALGLEDKTEEQSSSVDFEELIKTTEMREQGDEVPSSLPGGIVLDQLYGITPRELNSVLFSPDSNHLKAVMDIQGSTDLQIGPWKFENGGAVLKRVVSYTKAASKLIKALKTTEEQTYLKADGKTFAVLSSVNTPDAPYGKIFRAEVLYCITQGPEQPSGELSSKLVVSWRMNFLQSTMMRSMIEGGAKQGIKESFEQYEKLLSQNVNPVDLKGIGLEKDQLLASLQAERPSDWKLAAQYFSNFTVISTILMGFYVLMHVWLAMPNTVQGLEFVGLDMPDSIGELIVCGVLVLQGKRVLELISRFMQARVQKGTDHGIKAQGDGWLLTVALIEGRNLAAVDSSGFSDPYVVFTCNGKTKTSSIKFQKSDSLWNEIFEFDAMEEPPSVLDVEVFDFDGPFDEATSLGRTEINFLKSNISDLSDIWIPLEGKLAQACQSKLHLRIFLNNTRGSNGFRDYISKMEKEVGKKIKLRSPQTNSAFQKLFGLPPEEFLINDFSCHLKRKMPLQGRLFLSARIIGFHADLFGHKTKFFFLWEDIEDIKIIPPTLSSMGSPVVVMTLRLGRGFDARHGARTQDAEGRLKFHFHSFVSFNVANRTIMALWKARALTPEQKVQIVEEESEANSVHTTEEESIVKNLLVAEEEVEAKSLQTEETGSFLGIEDVNMSVIYCSILSVPTSFSMELFRGSEIDRRVMERAGCLNYSHSPWESEKPDVYQRQLYYKFDKRISHYRGEVTSTQQKSRLSGKNGWLIEEVMTLHGVPLGDYFTLHLRYQIEDLPSRSVGCSVQVYFGIAWLKDTKHRKRITKNITLNLQERLKVVFSVLEKEYVSGT, from the exons ATGAAGCTTTTAGTAAGAGTAATCGAAGCAAGAAATATAACGGCAATGGACCCAAATGGATCGAGCGATCCATACGTGAAACTACAGTTGGGAAGGCAAAAGTTCAGGACTAAAGTTTTAAAGAAGTGCTTGAACCCATCATGGTGTGAGGAATTTACGTTTAAAGTTGACGATTTGAAAGAAAAGCTTCTGATATCAGTTTTAGACGAAGATAAGTACTTCAACgatgattttattgggaaagtCAAAATTCCCATTTCTCAAGTTTTTGAAGCCAAGGACGCTTCCCTTGGCACTTCTTGGTATACATTGCGGCCGAAGAATGAGAAGACCAAGAACAAGGACTGTG GTGAAATTCTTCTCACCATATGTTTCTCTCAAAGTAACACACTGGCAGACCTGCCACCTATCACTGATCCTGTAAATCCAAGAAAGTCTGCTGATATGACATCAGATTTAACATCAAGATCTTCTCCTTTAAGGTCATCTTCTCCTATGAGGtcagaagaagaagtcccgtcTAAGGAGGAAAAATCATATGCACCAACATTAGCTG ATTTACCTGAAAGTGTAAGTGCATTGGGTTTGGAGGACAAGACCGAAGAGCAATCCTCATCAGTTGATTTTGAAGAACTGATAAAAACAACGGAGATGAGAGAACAAGGAGATGAGGTTCCAAGTAGTTTACCGGGAGGGATAGTTTTAGACCAGTTGTATGGGATAACTCCACGAGAATTGAACTCAGTGCTCTTTTCGCCAGACTCAAATCATTTGAAAGCTGTAATGGACATACAAGGATCAACAGATTTGCAAATAGGGCCTTGGAAATTTGAAAATGGTGGTGCGGTTTTGAAAAGAGTGGTTTCGTATACCAAGGCTGCAAGTAAATTGATTAAAGCTTTAAAAACTACAGAGGAGCAAACATATTTGAAAGCAGATGGGAAAACTTTTGCTGTTTTGTCCAGTGTGAACACTCCAGATGCACCATACGGGAAAATTTTCAGGGCTGAAGTGCTTTACTGTATTACCCAAGGACCCGAGCAGCCATCGGGTGAACTGTCTTCTAAGCTTGTAGTTTCTTGGAGAATGAACTTTTTGCAGAGCACCATGATGAGAAGTATGATCGAAGGTGGAGCAAAACAAGGTATCAAGGAAAGCTTCGAACAATATGAAAAGTTGTTGTCTCAGAATGTAAATCCTGTTGATCTCAAAGGTATTGGTTTGGAGAAAGATCAGCTGTTAGCATCTCTTCAGGCGGAACGTCCTTCGGATTGGAAATTGGCAGCTCAGTATTTTTCTAATTTTACAGTCATTTCAACAATTCTAATGGGGTTTTATGTGCTCATGCATGTATGGCTGGCCATGCCCAACACAGTTCAAGGTCTTGAATTTGTTGGTTTAGACATGCCTGATTCTATTGGTGAATTGATTGTGTGTGGAGTACTTGTTCTGCAAGGGAAACGGGTATTGGAGTTGATTTCTCGATTTATGCAGGCCCGAGTTCAAAAAG GTACCGACCATGGAATCAAAGCACAGGGAGATGGTTGGTTGCTCACAGTCGCCTTAATTGAAGGAAGAAATTTGGCGGCAGTCGACTCAAGTGGATTCTCTGACCCTTACGTGGTGTTTACTTGCAACGGTAAAACAAAGACCAGCTCTATCAAGTTCCAGAAATCCGATAGTCTTTGGAATG aaatttttgaatttgatgCAATGGAAGAGCCTCCGTCTGTGCTGGATGTGGAAGTTTTTGATTTTGACGGGCCTTTTGATGAAGCCACATCTCTTGGACGCACTGAAATCAATTTCTTGAAATCTAATATATCGGACTTGTCTGATATCTGGATTCCTCTTGAAGGAAAATTGGCTCAGGCATGCCAATCAAAGTTGCATTTAAGAATTTTCTTGAACAATACCAGGGGTAGTAATGGTTTCAGAGATTATATTAGTAAGATGGAAAAGGAGGTGGGAAAGAAG ATTAAATTGCGTTCTCCTCAAACAAATTCAGCATTCCAGAAGCTCTTTGGGCTTCCTCCAGAGGAATTTCTCATCAATGACTTTTCGTGCCACTTGAAACGTAAAATGCCCCTCCAG GGCCGTCTGTTTCTGTCAGCAAGAATAATTGGGTTCCATGCTGAtttatttggtcacaagacaaagtttttctttctcTGGGAAGATATAGAAGACATTAAAATCATTCCTCCTACTTTGTCATCAATGGGCAGTCCTGTGGTAGTCATGACACTAAGGCTTGGAAGAGGTTTTGATGCACGACATGGAGCAAGGACACAGGATGCAGAAGGCAGGCTGAAGTTTCATTTTCACTCTTTTGTGTCTTTCAATGTGGCAAATAG AACAATAATGGCTCTCTGGAAGGCGAGAGCCTTGACTCCTGAGCAGAAGGTACAAATAGTTGAGGAAGAATCTGAAGCTAACAGTGTTCACACCACTGAAGAGGAGTCCATTGTGAAAAATCTCCTTGTTGCAGAGGAAGAAGTTGAGGCCAAAAGCCTTCAAACCGAGGAGACTGGGTCCTTTCTTGGAATTGAGGACGTAAACATGTCGGTTATCTACTGTTCTATCTTGTCTGTACCT ACTAGTTTTTCTATGGAGTTATTCAGAGGGAGTGAGATTGATCGAAGGGTTATGGAACGAGCTGGATGCCTAAACTATTCTCACAGCCCATGGGAATCTGAAAAACCCGACGTCTATCAGAGACAACTTTATTACAAATTTGACAAGCGTATATCCCATTACAGAGGAGAAGTGACAAGTACTCAGCAAAAGTCCCGTCTTTCGGGTAAAAACGGTTGGCTCATAGAAGAGGTCATGACCCTCCATGGAGTTCCACTTGGCGACTATTTTACG CTTCACTTGAGATATCAGATTGAGGATTTACCTTCAAGATCTGTAGGTTGTAGTGTCCAAGTATACTTTGGAATCGCATGGCTAAAAGACACCAAACATCGAAAAAGAATCACGAAGAACATTACTCTCAATCTTCAGGAGCGACTTAAAGTCGTGTTCAGTGTACTAGAGAAGGAATACGTTTCAGGAACGTAG